In one Solanum dulcamara chromosome 1, daSolDulc1.2, whole genome shotgun sequence genomic region, the following are encoded:
- the LOC129891810 gene encoding uncharacterized protein LOC129891810, translating to MRHYLYGIKYEVFTDHCILWHVFTQKDLNLRQRRSMEFLKDYNVTVQYHPGKANVVEDALSQKLISMGILACLGALKRLLARETQALEARFIRIDGQLERTILVLKDMLRGCVIDFGGHWDKILPLCEFSYNNSYHSSIDMTSFEALYGKGCRSPTGWFEDGEVEPLGVDLVRDAQDKVKSIQVKLQVGQSRQKELVAYRLALQPSLSRVHLVFHVSMLKNYHGDRAYIIKWDSVLLDKELRYEEELVAILDRDVRKLRTKDINMLKV from the exons ATGAGACATTATCTGTATGGCATCAAGTATGAGGTGTTTACTGATCACTGCATCTTATGgcatgtgttcacccaaaaggacttgaatttgagacaacgAAGGTCAATGGAATTTCTTAAAGACTATAATGTCACCGTCCagtaccatccaggtaaggctaatgtggtggaAGACGCATTGAGCCAAAAACTAATTAGCATGGGCATCCTAGCCTGTTTGGGAGCCCTTAAGCGGCTCCTAGCTAGAGAAACTCAGGCTTTAGAGGCTAGGTTCATAAGG ATAGACGGGCAGTTGGAAAGGACTATCCTAGTACtaaaagatatgttgagggggtgtgtgatagactttgggggacattgggACAAGATCTTGcctttgtgtgagttctcctacaacaatagctatcactccAGTATTGATATGACATCATTCGAAGCCCTGTATGGGAAGGGATGCAGGTCTCCTACAGGGTGGTTTGAAGATGGAGAAGTGGAGCCATtgggggttgacttagtgagggatgctcaagataaggtaaaaAGCATCCAAGTTAAGCTTCAAGTGGGTCAAAGTCGTCAGAAAGA GCTTGTGGCGTACAGATTAGCCTTACAACCTAGCTTATCTAGGGTACacctggtgtttcatgtgtccatGCTGAAAAACTACCATGGAGATAGGGCTTACATTATtaaatgggactcggtgttattagACAAGGAACTCCGATATGAGGAGGAGCTagttgcaattcttgatcgtgatgttcgaaagttgaggactaaagatATCAACATGCTTAAAGTGTAA